From the Acidobacteriota bacterium genome, one window contains:
- a CDS encoding SUMF1/EgtB/PvdO family nonheme iron enzyme, whose translation MALLSNRYRVLQQLGQGAYGETFLVEDTHLPSNRRCVLKQLKPATDRTLQQELIERFKEEAAILERLGEQSPLGQIPKLFAYFAEGGNFYLIQEWVEGQTLIERIRKTGRLSESEVVAMLVGLLPVLQYVHSKNIIHRDIKPSNIIFRRRDRLPVLIDFGIARGVIGAHEEATTRIGTPGYMPLEQAAGRPVLASDLFSLGMTAICALTGIGPKDLPTDPQTGAVKWQSFLSSVNPGLASVLDRATRMYFTERFASAVEMLQAVQAVTVSGGMPAVSGVVPTDFVPQDSIEQSFPPASGYSTSALQMAALVPPTDQPEAPTIVRAKRIIIPIFNSMVETLTGKGKRKNPPEAGVIPPAQPAGRIPVPDVPREFKNRLKMEFVLIRTGTFMMGSPETEAGRSRDERQQEVIISQPFYLGVYPVTQEEWKAVMGTAPSFFKGNTRLPVESIGWEEVQEFLKRLNKKERTSSYRLPTESEWEYACRAGTLGPYAGTLELMGWYIDNSSHRTHPVGQKLPNDWGLYDMHGNVRELCQNALGTDTTRTYRLSRGGSWADIAPFCRSAQSQVELPDCRTNRLGFRVLKEVG comes from the coding sequence ATGGCACTGCTCAGCAATCGCTACCGTGTGTTGCAACAACTTGGACAGGGTGCCTATGGCGAGACGTTTCTGGTCGAAGACACCCATCTTCCGTCCAATCGCCGATGTGTCTTAAAACAGTTGAAACCGGCCACTGATCGGACACTGCAACAGGAATTGATTGAACGTTTCAAGGAAGAAGCCGCCATTTTGGAACGCCTCGGGGAGCAGTCGCCATTGGGCCAAATTCCCAAACTGTTTGCCTATTTTGCCGAAGGTGGGAATTTCTACCTGATTCAGGAATGGGTTGAGGGTCAGACCCTGATTGAGCGGATTCGCAAAACTGGTCGCCTGAGCGAATCGGAAGTCGTCGCCATGCTTGTGGGCTTGCTGCCTGTACTTCAGTATGTGCATTCCAAAAACATCATTCATCGTGACATCAAGCCGAGCAACATTATTTTTCGGCGGCGGGATCGCCTGCCGGTTCTGATTGATTTTGGGATTGCGCGTGGGGTCATCGGTGCCCACGAGGAAGCCACCACCCGGATTGGAACGCCAGGGTATATGCCGCTCGAACAGGCTGCTGGTCGTCCGGTACTGGCCAGCGATTTGTTCAGCCTGGGAATGACCGCGATTTGTGCCTTGACCGGGATCGGGCCCAAGGATTTGCCCACTGATCCTCAAACCGGAGCTGTGAAGTGGCAGTCGTTTCTTTCGTCAGTAAATCCTGGACTGGCCTCAGTTCTGGATCGAGCCACCCGGATGTATTTTACCGAGCGGTTTGCTTCGGCAGTTGAAATGCTCCAGGCCGTGCAGGCGGTGACTGTTTCAGGCGGTATGCCGGCTGTCTCTGGCGTGGTACCAACTGATTTCGTTCCTCAAGATTCTATCGAACAAAGTTTCCCACCCGCGTCTGGCTATTCGACCTCAGCGCTACAGATGGCTGCTCTGGTACCGCCAACTGATCAGCCGGAAGCTCCAACCATTGTGCGGGCCAAACGGATCATCATTCCAATTTTTAATTCAATGGTTGAGACCTTGACTGGAAAAGGGAAGCGAAAAAATCCCCCAGAAGCTGGGGTGATTCCACCAGCTCAACCAGCCGGGCGGATTCCAGTTCCGGATGTGCCTCGCGAATTCAAGAACCGGCTCAAAATGGAGTTTGTTTTGATTCGCACAGGCACTTTTATGATGGGGTCACCTGAAACCGAAGCCGGGCGCAGTCGGGACGAACGACAGCAGGAAGTCATCATCTCCCAACCGTTTTATCTTGGGGTGTATCCAGTGACCCAGGAAGAATGGAAAGCGGTGATGGGGACGGCGCCCTCATTCTTTAAAGGCAACACCCGATTGCCGGTTGAGAGTATTGGCTGGGAAGAGGTACAGGAGTTTCTCAAACGACTCAATAAAAAAGAACGCACCTCAAGTTATCGGCTTCCGACCGAAAGCGAGTGGGAATATGCCTGCCGGGCGGGGACCCTCGGTCCCTATGCCGGGACGCTGGAACTGATGGGGTGGTATATTGACAATTCCAGTCATCGCACTCATCCGGTTGGTCAAAAACTCCCCAACGACTGGGGGCTTTATGACATGCACGGCAATGTTCGGGAACTGTGCCAGAATGCCCTGGGCACAGACACAACCCGAACCTACCGCCTGTCACGGGGCGGAAGTTGGGCCGACATTGCTCCTTTTTGCCGTTCGGCACAGTCACAGGTCGAATTGCCAGATTGCCGTACCAACCGGCTGGGCTTTCGGGTGTTGAAAGAGGTGGGATAG
- a CDS encoding uracil-DNA glycosylase has translation MRLIKVTPAASTKSTAKSKPQVSLFDMFDAEPEPPAPAAAAPVPEPQDACLQDIRDEIGDCQRCKLASGRHHIVFGDGNPHARLVFVGEAPGADEDASGVPFVGRAGQLLNKIIEAIGMKREDVYICNVVKCRPPENRTPERDEIDACQGFLHRQLAIIKPKIIVSLGAPAAFTLLGDSRIGRISEIRGNFYDYRGTPLMITFHPAYLLRTPEKKREVWEDMKKVRAFLRGELKLE, from the coding sequence ATGCGCCTGATCAAAGTCACACCAGCGGCTTCAACAAAAAGTACCGCCAAATCAAAACCACAAGTCTCATTGTTTGATATGTTTGATGCTGAACCCGAACCACCAGCACCGGCAGCGGCAGCGCCCGTGCCTGAACCACAGGACGCCTGTTTGCAGGATATCCGTGATGAAATTGGCGATTGTCAGCGGTGCAAACTGGCCTCGGGCCGTCACCATATTGTCTTCGGCGATGGAAATCCACATGCCAGACTGGTTTTTGTTGGTGAAGCTCCCGGTGCAGATGAAGACGCCAGCGGTGTGCCGTTTGTCGGGCGGGCCGGTCAACTCCTCAACAAAATCATCGAAGCCATCGGCATGAAACGGGAAGATGTCTATATCTGCAACGTGGTCAAATGCCGTCCACCCGAAAACCGAACGCCGGAACGCGACGAAATTGACGCCTGTCAGGGCTTCCTGCATCGCCAACTGGCGATCATCAAACCAAAAATCATTGTTTCGCTTGGGGCACCAGCAGCCTTCACGCTACTCGGAGATTCCCGCATCGGACGCATCAGTGAAATTCGCGGCAATTTCTATGATTATCGGGGAACGCCACTGATGATCACATTTCATCCGGCGTATTTGCTCCGAACTCCTGAAAAAAAACGCGAAGTATGGGAGGACATGAAAAAAGTTCGCGCCTTCTTGCGTGGCGAACTCAAACTTGAATAG
- a CDS encoding DUF4139 domain-containing protein, translating to MRFKQALVSGLLVLVCLSSVAILGQEKPATPPPDTKPVSLAVFKNGLGFVVRQGKINLVEDGWGTIHTVPNATFGSLWLAPGDPGVILEEVIASQGDVTKPKSVQSLAELLEANAGKMASITVNDKVYSGEILSFQDAPEATPLRNTRDGGTSYNYLPAPVPSELFLMKIDGKVTAFRHSQVQFISFASAPVTKLETKEKTKLLKFRAKGATSTASVTMGYLQKGMGWTPSYLVSLKDDKTAQVTMQAVLINDMEDLLDTDVFFVVGFPNFAVSDIPSPMTLQQTLAEFMSSLQSGGSSSSYAYGRLDNVRTNRIMAQQANAYDADDTELDYSTTVNELEGNSEEDLFLYNRQHVNLKKGERGTYNVFSSEVPYEHVYQWDVSNILQIDDDGNINRSAAPKAEDQVWHSLRLKNVSNVPWTTAPAMTISGNKPIAQDILNYTPKSASTLLKLTVATDVRVERQELETERVQNAKKRYGYDYDAVTVTGTLKVKNFKPTNIKLSIKKTVRGEVITAAELGKPEKLAVAIQAINPTSRITWDIPLKPGEEKTIQYTYKVFVRP from the coding sequence ATGCGTTTCAAACAAGCTCTGGTTTCAGGGTTGTTGGTTCTGGTGTGTCTTTCATCAGTAGCGATTTTAGGACAGGAAAAACCGGCCACGCCACCGCCTGACACGAAACCGGTGTCGTTGGCGGTATTTAAAAACGGCCTGGGATTTGTGGTTCGACAGGGGAAAATCAATCTGGTTGAAGATGGGTGGGGCACGATTCATACCGTGCCGAATGCCACGTTTGGTTCGCTCTGGCTGGCACCTGGTGATCCAGGAGTCATCCTTGAAGAGGTGATTGCTTCACAAGGAGATGTGACAAAACCAAAGTCTGTCCAATCGCTGGCTGAGTTACTCGAAGCAAATGCTGGGAAAATGGCCAGCATCACCGTCAATGACAAAGTGTATTCTGGAGAAATCCTTTCATTTCAAGATGCGCCCGAGGCGACTCCGCTCCGAAATACCAGGGATGGTGGAACTTCCTACAATTACTTGCCGGCCCCGGTTCCCTCAGAACTTTTTCTCATGAAAATAGATGGAAAAGTAACGGCCTTTCGTCATTCGCAGGTCCAGTTCATTTCATTCGCCAGCGCTCCCGTTACCAAACTGGAGACCAAAGAAAAAACAAAATTATTAAAGTTCAGAGCCAAAGGCGCCACCAGTACTGCCTCCGTCACAATGGGGTATTTGCAAAAAGGCATGGGCTGGACGCCATCCTATCTGGTTTCACTCAAAGACGACAAAACCGCCCAGGTCACGATGCAGGCGGTGTTGATCAATGACATGGAAGATTTGCTGGATACGGATGTCTTTTTCGTCGTCGGCTTCCCAAATTTTGCCGTCTCGGATATTCCGTCGCCGATGACGCTGCAGCAAACGCTGGCTGAATTTATGTCGAGCCTGCAAAGCGGGGGCAGTTCCTCGTCCTATGCCTATGGTCGGCTGGACAATGTGCGAACCAATCGAATTATGGCTCAGCAGGCCAATGCCTATGATGCGGACGACACGGAACTTGACTACAGCACGACCGTCAATGAACTGGAGGGCAATTCGGAAGAAGATCTCTTTCTCTACAACCGTCAGCACGTCAACCTGAAAAAAGGCGAACGGGGAACTTATAACGTCTTTTCAAGCGAAGTCCCCTATGAGCACGTCTATCAGTGGGATGTATCCAATATTCTGCAAATTGATGATGATGGGAATATTAACCGTTCAGCCGCTCCAAAAGCTGAAGATCAAGTGTGGCACTCGCTTCGGTTAAAAAATGTGTCGAACGTTCCCTGGACGACAGCGCCAGCCATGACCATCTCGGGAAACAAACCGATTGCTCAGGATATACTCAACTACACACCGAAAAGCGCCAGCACGTTGTTGAAATTGACGGTGGCGACGGATGTGCGGGTTGAACGCCAGGAGTTGGAAACCGAACGGGTGCAGAATGCGAAAAAACGCTATGGGTATGACTATGACGCCGTGACCGTCACCGGCACGCTCAAAGTGAAAAACTTCAAACCCACAAACATCAAACTTTCAATCAAGAAAACAGTTCGCGGCGAAGTCATCACGGCGGCTGAATTGGGCAAACCCGAAAAACTGGCGGTTGCGATTCAGGCCATCAACCCAACCTCACGCATCACGTGGGACATTCCACTCAAACCTGGCGAGGAAAAGACAATTCAGTACACTTACAAGGTATTTGTCCGACCGTGA
- the ligA gene encoding NAD-dependent DNA ligase LigA gives MSSPKLTLAEAQQEVVRLREEIAYHDECYYVRSQPEISDYDYDQLMKRVQEIEETYPELISPDSPTQRVSGRAVEGFESYKHQRPMLSLNNTYSIQELKEWDARCRKLTESSYEYVAELKIDGLSISLIYENNALARAVTRGDGVTGDVVTDNVRTIRSVPLKIRTPKASVLETRGETPHQASLFDDPKLALSTESAPALQFPSFEVRGEIYLPISSFREINDELEADGHEPFANPRNAASGTLRQLDPRVVAERKLDIFCYDLIVDGAKPFRTHWEMLNWLREHGFKVNPLSRACTTLEDVVVFCNDMESKRETLDYEIDGVVVKVNSTDVQAEVGTTSKAPRWAVAYKFAARQATTRLNAITWQVGRTGTVTPVAELEPVLLAGTTVSRASLHNTDQIERLDVRIGDLVVIEKKGEIIPQVVNSLPDQRTSDVPKVEFPTNCPICTTELMRNPGEVALRCPSETCPAVIKGAILHFASRDAMKIEGLGEVLVDQLVSRNLVRTPADLYKLDLFSLANLERMATKSASNVLEQLERSKQAGLARLLHALGIPHVGKHKAQVLARHFGDLDKLASAGQADLENIHEIGGIMAEAVASWFTTPKNQDLIAELKAAGLKTQTDAPALATGSQVLAGKQFVLTGTLPTMSRDQASALITAHGGRVTSSVSKKTDFVLAGAEAGSKLEKAQKLGVTVIDEAAFLEMIQG, from the coding sequence ATGTCATCTCCCAAACTCACACTTGCCGAAGCCCAGCAGGAAGTTGTTCGCCTGCGTGAAGAAATCGCCTATCACGATGAGTGTTATTATGTCCGCAGCCAGCCGGAAATCAGTGATTATGACTATGATCAGTTGATGAAGCGGGTGCAGGAAATCGAAGAAACCTATCCGGAACTCATCTCGCCTGACAGTCCGACACAACGTGTTTCAGGGCGAGCGGTTGAAGGGTTTGAGTCCTACAAACACCAGCGCCCAATGCTGTCGCTCAACAACACCTACTCGATCCAGGAGTTAAAGGAGTGGGATGCCCGGTGCCGCAAGCTGACTGAATCTTCTTATGAGTATGTTGCCGAACTGAAAATTGACGGTTTGAGCATTTCATTGATCTATGAAAACAATGCGCTCGCACGTGCCGTCACCCGAGGCGACGGGGTAACCGGCGATGTCGTCACCGACAATGTGCGTACGATTCGCAGTGTCCCGCTCAAAATTCGGACGCCAAAAGCTTCGGTCCTGGAAACCAGGGGAGAAACACCCCACCAGGCATCGCTCTTTGACGATCCAAAGCTTGCCCTTTCAACCGAATCGGCGCCAGCCCTCCAATTTCCAAGTTTTGAAGTGCGTGGGGAAATTTACCTGCCAATTTCTTCATTTCGCGAAATCAATGATGAACTCGAAGCCGATGGTCACGAACCATTTGCCAATCCACGTAACGCCGCTTCGGGCACACTCCGGCAACTTGATCCACGCGTGGTGGCCGAACGCAAACTTGATATTTTCTGTTATGACCTGATTGTGGATGGCGCCAAGCCGTTTCGCACCCATTGGGAAATGCTGAACTGGTTGCGCGAACACGGGTTCAAGGTCAACCCCCTCAGCCGCGCCTGTACGACACTGGAAGATGTGGTTGTCTTTTGCAACGACATGGAAAGCAAGCGCGAAACACTTGATTATGAAATTGATGGTGTCGTGGTCAAAGTCAATTCAACCGATGTCCAGGCCGAAGTCGGCACTACGAGCAAAGCGCCGCGCTGGGCTGTGGCCTATAAATTTGCGGCTCGTCAGGCGACAACCCGTCTGAATGCAATCACCTGGCAGGTTGGCCGCACAGGAACGGTGACTCCGGTGGCCGAACTGGAGCCGGTCCTCCTGGCCGGAACCACCGTCAGCCGGGCTTCATTGCACAACACCGATCAAATCGAGCGGCTGGATGTTCGAATTGGTGATCTGGTGGTGATTGAAAAGAAGGGCGAAATCATTCCACAAGTGGTCAATTCCCTGCCCGATCAACGCACATCGGATGTTCCGAAAGTTGAATTCCCGACCAATTGTCCGATTTGCACAACTGAACTGATGCGAAATCCAGGTGAAGTCGCCCTCCGGTGTCCGTCTGAAACCTGCCCGGCGGTCATCAAAGGCGCCATTTTGCACTTCGCCAGCCGCGATGCGATGAAAATTGAGGGCCTGGGGGAAGTTCTGGTTGATCAACTGGTGAGCCGGAATCTGGTTCGAACCCCAGCCGATCTCTACAAACTGGACCTGTTCAGTTTGGCCAACCTGGAACGCATGGCGACCAAGTCTGCCTCAAACGTACTCGAACAACTCGAACGCAGCAAACAGGCTGGTCTGGCGCGATTGCTTCATGCGCTGGGCATTCCACACGTTGGAAAGCACAAAGCCCAGGTTTTGGCGCGGCATTTTGGCGATCTCGACAAACTTGCCTCAGCCGGGCAAGCCGATTTGGAAAACATTCATGAAATTGGCGGCATTATGGCCGAAGCGGTCGCGAGCTGGTTTACAACTCCCAAAAATCAGGACCTGATTGCCGAACTCAAAGCCGCTGGCCTCAAAACCCAAACCGATGCGCCAGCCCTGGCCACTGGCTCACAAGTTCTTGCCGGGAAACAGTTTGTCTTGACAGGTACACTTCCAACCATGTCTCGGGATCAGGCTTCGGCGCTCATCACGGCCCACGGAGGACGTGTCACTTCGAGCGTCAGTAAAAAGACCGATTTTGTCCTGGCTGGGGCCGAAGCCGGCTCGAAACTTGAAAAAGCCCAAAAGCTTGGCGTGACCGTGATTGATGAAGCCGCTTTTCTGGAAATGATCCAGGGTTAG
- a CDS encoding CHAT domain-containing protein encodes MRLRPTFPVLLKTCVGFIVVLLIPPTILGSTAHALTPTCQVPASSINFPTQSDQPASESTQDLSKPQVRDLKGGEVHTYQVVLEAGQYWQAVVEQQGIDVLVTVFDPKDRQVYFLDSPNGRSGPERIFLVAVTSGLHRLEVRPAEPAAEPGQYTIQAEPVRKATSLDQARMDGELAFGQGMQFYQQSTKESFEQALVQYDLARRAFQTSGDKLLEAQTLTFKVLAMDTLGDKEQALKLAYELLALWKAVDNRVEEVRTLNYIGLACNTQGNHLKALETLNQAADRLKGIHDPSVEALTRTNLGVVYGDLGESRKALAAFTTAQPVWRELHDKFNENTGLLNIGQCLYQLGETPKAIESIEAALQLAHEINDPLGESQAAQALSGIFRALGQYPKALSFAQQTLKLRQVAGDRFGETSALNELGLTYYSLGQYQKSLELHQQALTLARETKAYLTETRILVNLGVAYTTLKDYKKGLQALQQALVLLKKGDDRFTEAAALENLGAIYSDTGNYRKSLEYYHRCHKLDLAVGLPRNIGYSLYRLGIGYHNLDNWPKALQYLTSALETFQKVQDPRCEASAYFALARTLSAQGRYQEALERVEKAIEVAEAIRQNVQGDEFRSSFFATVQDYFELKIELLMRLHKKSPEAGHHLAALQSNEQARARSLLELLTESQANIREGIAPELLAKEQEVKVRLTSKLERLTQLLSGNAPSEEQATLQKEIDGLKTEYREVQNQIRTQSPHYAALTQPQPLTAQEIQTQVVDSETALLEYALCETTSYLWVVTPTGVKSFSLPPRDVIEKKARQVREFLLERTNTKPVSTSTQGSKSKASRNLQKGSDQRKVRVSQADQQFFQAAAQLSQMILGPAAQDLTNKRLVIVPDGALQYIPFSALCLPSPTLNQTKPGTRYTEPLIVRHEIVTLPSASTLAVLRHETASRQPAPNQLVILADPVFGGDDDDRVSSMKSASSLQPSPTGLQPESTSGLASEYVATRLLGRSEDTASSDSRSSLQIPRLFFTRDEANQILNLAGETTTLKALDFSVNRALISEGRLSSYRYIHFATHGWLDAEHPEFSALLLSMVNEKGEPQDGFLRALEIFNLNLPAEMVVLSACQTGLGKEIKGEGVVGLTRGFMYAGAKRVVVSLWSVSDKATADLMTRFYQKIFREGMPPAAALRAAQLELWQSEKWRAPFFWAPFVIQGEWK; translated from the coding sequence ATGCGACTTCGCCCGACGTTCCCCGTTCTGCTCAAGACGTGCGTTGGATTCATTGTGGTGCTTCTCATCCCGCCAACCATCCTGGGAAGCACCGCTCACGCCCTCACCCCAACCTGTCAGGTGCCGGCCTCTTCAATCAATTTCCCGACTCAATCCGATCAACCAGCATCTGAATCCACTCAGGATTTATCCAAACCGCAGGTTCGTGACCTCAAAGGCGGCGAAGTCCACACGTATCAGGTGGTTCTCGAAGCCGGGCAGTACTGGCAGGCGGTGGTCGAGCAACAAGGAATTGACGTTCTGGTCACGGTTTTCGACCCCAAAGACAGGCAGGTGTATTTTCTCGATAGCCCAAATGGAAGATCGGGACCGGAGCGAATTTTTCTAGTTGCTGTCACCAGCGGCCTCCACCGACTTGAAGTCCGACCTGCTGAACCGGCTGCTGAACCTGGGCAATACACAATTCAGGCTGAACCAGTGCGTAAGGCAACCAGCCTGGATCAGGCACGGATGGATGGCGAACTGGCTTTCGGACAGGGCATGCAGTTTTACCAGCAGAGCACCAAAGAGTCATTTGAACAGGCACTGGTTCAGTATGATCTGGCACGACGCGCCTTTCAGACCAGTGGCGATAAGTTGCTCGAAGCCCAGACTTTGACGTTCAAAGTTCTGGCGATGGACACCCTGGGTGATAAAGAACAGGCACTGAAACTTGCCTATGAACTTCTGGCGCTTTGGAAAGCTGTAGACAACCGGGTTGAAGAGGTCCGAACACTCAACTACATCGGACTTGCCTGCAATACACAAGGCAATCATCTCAAAGCTCTGGAAACCCTCAATCAAGCCGCTGACCGCTTGAAAGGAATTCACGATCCGTCGGTTGAAGCTCTGACCAGGACCAATCTTGGCGTGGTGTATGGTGATTTAGGCGAATCCCGCAAAGCTCTGGCGGCCTTTACGACTGCCCAACCCGTCTGGCGCGAGCTGCATGACAAATTCAACGAAAATACTGGATTGCTCAATATTGGCCAGTGTTTGTATCAGCTTGGTGAAACGCCAAAAGCCATTGAATCAATTGAAGCGGCGCTTCAACTGGCCCACGAAATCAACGATCCGCTGGGTGAAAGTCAGGCGGCGCAGGCGCTATCAGGGATCTTTCGTGCGCTGGGGCAATACCCGAAAGCATTGAGTTTCGCCCAACAAACCCTCAAGTTGCGGCAGGTTGCTGGTGATCGGTTTGGTGAAACCTCTGCCCTCAACGAACTTGGATTGACCTACTACAGTCTTGGCCAGTACCAAAAAAGTCTTGAACTCCACCAGCAAGCGCTGACTTTAGCTCGTGAGACAAAAGCCTATTTGACCGAAACCCGCATTCTGGTCAACCTTGGGGTGGCCTATACAACACTCAAGGACTACAAAAAAGGACTTCAGGCTCTCCAGCAAGCACTGGTCCTGCTTAAAAAAGGAGATGACCGGTTTACCGAAGCCGCCGCCCTGGAAAATCTTGGGGCGATTTATTCGGACACCGGCAACTATCGCAAATCACTTGAGTATTATCACCGCTGTCACAAACTGGATCTGGCTGTCGGCCTGCCGCGCAATATCGGATATTCGTTGTATCGGCTGGGAATTGGCTATCATAACCTCGATAACTGGCCCAAAGCGCTGCAGTATCTCACTTCAGCCCTGGAAACATTTCAAAAAGTTCAGGATCCACGATGCGAAGCATCCGCCTACTTTGCCCTGGCCCGCACGCTCAGTGCCCAGGGACGGTATCAAGAGGCGCTCGAACGGGTTGAAAAAGCAATCGAAGTCGCTGAAGCAATCCGCCAAAATGTCCAGGGGGACGAATTTCGGTCCTCATTTTTTGCCACCGTGCAGGATTACTTTGAACTGAAAATCGAACTGCTGATGCGGCTTCATAAAAAATCTCCTGAAGCTGGACATCATCTCGCGGCTCTCCAGTCAAACGAACAGGCCCGCGCCCGAAGCCTGCTGGAACTCCTGACGGAAAGCCAGGCCAATATCCGCGAAGGCATCGCCCCGGAACTACTTGCCAAAGAACAAGAAGTGAAAGTCCGATTGACTTCCAAGCTTGAACGTCTGACTCAACTACTCAGTGGGAACGCTCCCAGTGAGGAACAAGCCACGCTTCAAAAGGAAATTGATGGGTTAAAAACCGAGTATCGGGAAGTTCAAAACCAGATTCGTACGCAAAGTCCCCACTACGCGGCCCTGACTCAACCTCAGCCACTGACCGCCCAGGAAATTCAAACCCAGGTCGTAGACAGCGAAACGGCCTTACTTGAGTATGCGCTGTGCGAAACAACGAGTTATCTGTGGGTCGTCACCCCGACAGGCGTGAAATCCTTTTCGTTGCCCCCACGTGATGTGATCGAAAAAAAGGCCCGGCAGGTGCGTGAATTCCTCCTTGAGCGAACCAATACAAAGCCAGTTTCAACCTCCACTCAGGGTTCAAAGTCAAAGGCGTCTCGGAATCTGCAGAAGGGTTCAGATCAACGGAAAGTGCGTGTCAGCCAGGCTGACCAGCAGTTCTTTCAAGCCGCAGCCCAACTCAGTCAGATGATTCTGGGACCAGCGGCTCAGGACCTGACCAACAAACGACTGGTGATTGTCCCTGACGGCGCCCTTCAATACATTCCGTTTAGCGCGCTCTGTCTTCCCAGCCCAACTCTCAACCAAACCAAACCCGGAACCCGATATACCGAACCACTGATTGTGCGACACGAAATCGTAACCTTGCCTTCAGCCTCGACACTGGCAGTCCTGCGACACGAAACTGCCAGTCGGCAACCCGCGCCAAACCAGCTTGTGATTCTGGCTGACCCAGTTTTTGGAGGCGATGATGATGATCGCGTATCATCAATGAAGTCAGCATCTTCCCTTCAACCGTCACCAACTGGGCTACAACCTGAATCAACCAGTGGTCTGGCCAGCGAGTATGTTGCCACTCGATTACTTGGTCGCAGTGAAGACACAGCATCCTCAGATTCAAGAAGCAGTCTTCAGATTCCGCGCCTGTTTTTCACCCGTGACGAAGCCAACCAGATTTTGAATCTGGCAGGTGAAACAACCACGCTCAAAGCGCTTGATTTCTCAGTGAATCGAGCCCTGATTTCAGAAGGCCGGTTGAGTTCTTATCGGTACATTCACTTTGCCACGCACGGGTGGCTTGATGCCGAACATCCAGAGTTTTCAGCGCTACTGCTGTCCATGGTCAATGAGAAAGGTGAACCCCAGGACGGCTTCCTGCGGGCCCTCGAAATCTTCAATTTAAACCTACCCGCCGAAATGGTGGTTCTTTCCGCCTGTCAAACCGGACTCGGCAAAGAAATCAAGGGTGAAGGTGTGGTTGGGCTGACGCGTGGGTTTATGTATGCCGGTGCCAAACGGGTTGTGGTCAGCCTCTGGAGCGTCAGTGACAAAGCCACCGCCGATCTGATGACGCGCTTTTACCAGAAGATCTTTCGGGAAGGAATGCCGCCAGCGGCTGCCCTGCGAGCTGCCCAACTCGAACTCTGGCAAAGTGAAAAATGGCGAGCACCATTTTTCTGGGCACCATTTGTGATTCAGGGCGAGTGGAAGTGA